Proteins encoded together in one Schistocerca americana isolate TAMUIC-IGC-003095 chromosome 8, iqSchAmer2.1, whole genome shotgun sequence window:
- the LOC124544689 gene encoding glycine-rich cell wall structural protein-like, which yields MKLLLLAALVGVAAAGRLDNSYLPPAGAPLAGGAPGAIAAPFGGPGAGGVFGARRPGAGGLGGAGLGGAGLGGAGLGAGGAGLGGLGGAGRGGLGGAGLGGAGLGGAGLGGAGLGGFGGAGRGGLGGAGLGAGGAGLGGLGGAGRGGLGGAGLGAGGAGLGGLGGAGRGAGGLGGLGGAGLGAGRGGLGGAGLGGAGAGVARGPVIPILRYENVNNGDGSYAFSYETANGIAQDEQGYLKNAGIPDAEAETVQGRYTYTGDDGAQYTVTYTADENGFQPQGAHLPTPPPIPEEILRSLEQNAAEEAAAARGGGIAGGAYAGTPGAGAYAGAPGAGAYAGAPGAGGSFGGAPGAGVGGAFGGRPGAGVGGAFGGAPGAFGGAPGAGGAFGGRAPGAFGRPGAGAGAFGGRPGALPSYSPSSGYSYPTPGK from the exons ATGAAGCTG TTGCTGTTGGCAGCCCTGGTGGGCGTGGCTGCGGCCGGTCGCCTGGACAACTCGTACCTGCCCCCTGCTGGTGCACCGCTGGCTGGTGGAGCCCCTGGAGCCATTGCAGCGCCCTTCGGTGGACCTGGAGCAGGAGGAGTTTTCGGAGCTAGAAGGCCCGGAGCCGGCGG TCTGGGAGGAGCTGGGCTCGGTGGTGCCGGTTTGGGAGGCGCTGGCCTTGGTGCTGGAGGTGCTGGCCTCGGTGGTCTCGGAGGTGCCGGACGAGGCGGACTCGGAGGCGCCGGTCTCGGGGGCGCTGGATTAGGTGGAGCTGGTCTCGGAGGTGCCGGTCTCGGTGGTTTTGGAGGTGCTGGACGAGGCGGTCTTGGAGGCGCTGGTCTTGGAGCAGGAGGCGCTGGTCTGGGAGGTCTCGGAGGTGCAGGACGAGGTGGTCTTGGAGGCGCCGGTCTTGGAGCAGGAGGCGCTGGTCTGGGTGGTCTCGGAGGTGCAGGACGAGGCGCCGGAGGTCTCGGCGGGCTAGGAGGCGCTGGTCTCGGTGCAGGCCGAGGTGGTCTTGGAGGCGCTGGTCTCGGTGGTGCTGGAGCTGGTGTTGCCAGGGGACCTGTCATTCCCATTCTCAGATACGAAAATGTCAACAATGGTGATGGTTCCTACGCCTTCAG CTACGAGACCGCCAACGGCATCGCCCAGGACGAGCAGGGCTACCTGAAGAATGCCGGCATTCCCGACGCTGAGGCCGAGACTGTGCAGGGCCGCTATACGTACACTGGAGACGACGGCGCGCAGTACACCGTCACCTACACCGCCGACGAGAACGGCTTCCAGCCACAGGGTGCCCATCTGCCCACTCCACCCCCAATCCCTGAGGAGATCCTGCGCTCCCTGGAGCAAAACGCTGCTGAGGAGGCCGCTGCTGCCCGTGGTGGAGGAATTGCAGGTGGTGCATACGCTGGTACTCCTGGAGCAGGTGCATACGCAGGTGCTCCTGGAGCAGGTGCATACGCTGGTGCTCCTGGAGCAGGTGGTTCCTTTGGTGGCGCTCCTGGAGCTGGTGTCGGTGGTGCCTTTGGAGGTCGCCCTGGAGCTGGAGTTGGTGGTGCCTTCGGTGGCGCTCCTGGAGCTTTCGGTGGTGCACCTGGAGCTGGTGGTGCGTTTGGTGGCAGGGCACCTG GAGCCTTTGGGCGCCCCGGTGCCGGCGCTGGAGCGTTTGGCGGCAGACCTGGAGCGCTGCCCAGCTACTCGCCGTCCAGCGGCTACTCGTACCCCACTCCAGGAAAGTAG